One Calliopsis andreniformis isolate RMS-2024a chromosome 9, iyCalAndr_principal, whole genome shotgun sequence genomic window carries:
- the LOC143183234 gene encoding succinyl-CoA:acetate/propanoyl-CoA:succinate CoA transferase — MAALKRIINLSRNLKTMTTTSRPCCFQMSRKTYFTYVNEPSMPIPGKQPCWLKTADEAIEQAELDSDQIVFVQGAAATPVELLRAMTDYGVRCDIRNVRLYHMHLEGPAPFAKPEYAKHFRSISLFIGGNVRAAVQAGTADCVPIFLHEIPRLFHEGYVKPDIALIHVSPPDEQGFCSLGTSIDCVRSAVSHSKYIVALVNKHMPRTFGDALIHQSHLDFAVEHHKPLPVHPVKSPSKEEQQIGKNIAENLVVDGATLQLGIGSIPDAVLSALKNHKDLGIHSEMFSDGVVDLVYEGCITNNRKKMHKGRIVGSFCVGSEKLYDFMHNNPFIEMLVVDYVNDPKIVAKQPNMTAINSCIEVDITGQICSDSIGTRMYSGFGGQLDFITGAAISEDRCGKPIIALQSVTAKGVSKIQPVLKNGAGVVTNRAVARYVVTEHGIASLFGKSLQQRSYELIQVAHPDHREALEKAAFERLKVMPAP; from the exons ATGGCGGCTCTTAAACGAATAATCAATTTATCGCGGAATCTTAAAACTATGACGACCACGTCCCGTCCCTGCTGCTTCCAAATGTCAAGGAAAACCTATTTCACGTACGTGAACGAACCCTCTATGCCAATACCAGGCAAGCAACCTTGTTGGCTTAAAACTGCTGACGAGGCCATCGAACAGGCCGAACTAGATTCAG ATCAAATAGTGTTTGTTCAGGGAGCTGCGGCAACACCTGTTGAATTGTTACGAGCAATGACTGACTATGGTGTACGATGTGACATAAGGAATGTTCGATTATATCATATGCACCTCGAGGGCCCAGCTCCATTTGCTAAACCAGAATACGCAA AACATTTCAGGTCCATAAGCTTATTTATCGGAGGCAACGTAAGAGCAGCTGTTCAAGCTGGTACCGCGGACTGTGTTCCAATTTTTCTGCACGAGATTCCACGATTATTCCACGAAGGATACGTAAAACCAGACATTGCTCTTATCCACGTTTCTCCCCCCGACGAGCAAGGATTTTGTTCTCTTGGTACTAGTATAGATTGCGTGAGATCCGCCGTGAGCCATTCTAAATACATCGTAG CATTAGTGAACAAACATATGCCAAGGACATTCGGCGATGCTCTAATTCACCAGAGCCATTTGGACTTTGCTGTGGAGCACCACAAGCCACTTCCGGTTCATCCTGTTAAATCGCCATCGAAAGAAGAACAGCAAATTGGTAAAAATATCGCTGAGAATCTAGTTGTGGACGGAGCAACTTTGCAATTGGGTATCGGTAGTATACCAGATGCAGTATTATCGGCTTTGAAGAATCACAAAGACCTTGGGATTCATAGCGAAATGTTCAGCGACGGTGTAGTGGATCTTGTGTATGAAGGATGTATCACGAACAATCGAAAAAAGATGCACAAAGGTCGAATTGTTGGCTCGTTTTGTGTTGGATCGGAGAAGCTGTACGATTTCATGCACAATAATCCATTTATAG AGATGCTGGTAGTCGACTACGTGAACGATCCAAAAATAGTAGCCAAGCAACCGAATATGACCGCTATCAATTCATGTATCGAAGTTGATATTACTGGACAAATCTGCTCCGACAGTATCGGAACTAGAATGTACTCTGGGTTTGGAGGACAACTAGACTTCATTACAGGCGCGGCGATTAGCGAAGATCGTTGTGGAAAACCCATTATTGCGTTACAATCTGTCACTGCCAAGGGTGTTAGCAAAATTCAACCCGTTTTAAAAAATG GCGCGGGTGTTGTTACGAACAGAGCTGTAGCTCGGTATGTCGTCACAGAACATGGAATTGCCAGTTTATTCGGTAAAAGTCTTCAACAACGGTCGTACGAATTAATTCAAGTTGCTCACCCAGACCACAGAGAGGCTTTGGAGAAAGCAGCATTTGAACGTTTAAAGGTCATGCCAGCTCCGTGA
- the Rlip gene encoding ral interacting protein — MDFESPDVEKEFPGLYASESAKKSNESDFSDEGGHEKHSKKELLGGKRKEKKDRKDRGYATLEGESSPDEDQETKSPSKLKKTKAFKFPSKKEKREKSREKEGKEKDVDKEKDKKKKDKDEKDVDKEKRKEKEKDKAKQKLKDRKKGKHVGEDCLDIGEEQPVFGVSLHLAVERSRCHDGVELPLVVRDCIDFVEEHGMNIEGLYKAPGVKSKVQYLKKLYNNREPVNISEFEPTVATSLLILFLRELPEPVLENSETISRFEQAASTKDVAQREAQLVLLTQQLPECNKVLLAWVILHLDHVTAREKTTKMNAQTISMTLSPVLQMSHRLLLALLFHCKALFPNVQLTKYVPPLSSGSVNLPDSVESITAELAKQESLLSQIHMQMNAGFVTKSREEQLWEVQRMITQLKRKYKTVQKMEGATQKSLDEEVKSNDENTVESNMQKVKVEEDIEQKLDIQSASISTLKKSNKAHTLEDNKEPISTNTIQSERTPYMHDKDIVDSADTPALALQSSEQEITTSSRASDNVSAVEPEPENAIDKLKESLIYEELLNMQALLKSRINQERCEIKRLTEMLLERGPEKKKPIERVHSPNEAELTAMIQLVKENQLLEKKMTTLIRSIIEEKDACIELRVQLAVHQLTAKT, encoded by the exons ATGGATTTCGAGAGTCCGGATGTAGAAAAAGAATTCCCGGGATTATACGCATCGGAATCGGCCAAGAAAAGTAATGAAAGTGATT TCAGTGATGAAGGTGGACATGAAAAACATTCTAAAAAGGAACTCCTTGGCGGTAAACGTAAAGAAAAGAAGGATCGAAAAGATCGTGGATATGCCACCTTAGAAGGTGAAAGTTCCCCTGATGAAGATCAAGAGACAAA AAGTCCTTCGAAATTAAAAAAGACCAAAGCTTTTAAATTCCCATCAAAGAAGGAGAAACGAGAAAAGTCCAGAGAAAAGGAGGGTAAAGAGAAAGATGTTGATAAAGAAAAGGATAAGAAGAAGAAAGACAAAGATGAAAAAGATGTAGATAAAGAGAAACgtaaagaaaaggaaaaagatAAAGCTAAGCAAAAATTGAAAGATCGAAAAAAGGGAAAACATGTGGGAGAGGACTGTTTAGATATTGGTG AGGAACAACCAGTGTTTGGTGTCAGTCTGCATTTAGCTGTTGAACGAAGTCGTTGTCATGATGGTGTTGAATTACCCTTAGTTGTAAGAGATTGCATTGATTTTGTGGAAGAACATGGAATGAATATAGAAGGTCTTTATAAGGCTCCAGGTGTAAAATCAAAAGTTCAGTATTTGAAGAAATTATACAATAATAGGGAACCTGTGAATATATCTGAATTTGAACCAACAGTAGCCACAAGTTTACTAATATTATTTCTTAG AGAGTTACCAGAGCCTGTATTGGAGAATAGTGAGACAATCTCTAGGTTTGAACAGGCAGCATCCACGAAAGATGTTGCACAGCGAGAAGCACAGTTAGTACTCCTAACTCAACAACTTCCAGAGTGTAATAAAGTTCTTCTTGCATGGGTTATATTGCATTTAGATCATGTCACAGCACGA GAGAAAACGACAAAAATGAATGCTCAAACCATTTCAATGACATTAAGTCCTGTTCTGCAAATGAGCCATAGATTGTTGTTAGCTTTGTTGTTTCATTGCAAAGCACTGTTCCCAAATGTACAGTTAACAAAATATGTACCACCACTTTCATCTGGCAGTGTTAATCTTCCAGACTCTGTAGAAAGTATAACTGCTGAATTGGCTAAACAGGAATCATTACTCTCGCAAATACATATGCAAATGAATGCAGGTTTTGTTACCAAGTCGCGCGAGGAACAATTATGGGAAGTGCAACGTATGATAACTCAACTGAAG AGGAAATATAAAACAGTTCAAAAAATGGAAGGTGCTACACAAAAAAGTTTAGACGAAGAAGTGAAATCAAATGATGAAAATACAGTTGAATCAAATATGCAGAAAGTAAAAGTTGAAGAAGACATAGAACAAAAATTAGATATTCAATCAGCCTCTATCTCGACCTTAAAGAAGAGTAATAAAGCGCATACACTGGAAGACAATAAAGAACCAATAAGTACAAATACTATTCAAAGTGAACGAACTCCTTATATGCACGACAAAGATATCGTTGATTCTGCTGACACACCTGCACTTGCACTACAATCTAGTGAACAAGAAATTACTACCTCTTCTAGGGCAAGTGACAATG TTTCAGCAGTAGAACCTGAACCTGAAAATGCTATAGACAAATTGAAGGAGAGTTTAATTTATGAAGAATTGTTAAATATGCAAGCATTACTAAAGTCACGAATAAATCAAGAAAGATGTGAAATTAAACGATTGACGGAAATGTTATTAGAACGTGGTCCAGAAAAGAAAAAGCCAATAGAAAGAGTACATTCGCCGAATGAAGCAGAATTGACAGCCATGATTCAGTTAGTCAAAGAAAATCAGTTACTCGAG AAAAAAATGACTACTCTAATTCGTAGTATCATAGAAGAAAAAGATGCTTGCATCGAACTCCGTGTTCAATTAGCGGTTCACCAACTAACAGCCAAAACCTGA
- the Vha55 gene encoding V-type proton ATPase subunit Vha55, which produces MYPKSIGERQANKEHVLAASRDFIAQPRLTYKTVSGVNGPLVILDEVKFPKFAEIVQLKLADGSMRSGQVLEVSGSKAVVQVFEGTSGIDAKNTLCEFTGDILRTPVSEDMLGRVFNGSGKPIDKGPPILAEDFLDIEGQPINPWSRIYPEEMIQTGISAIDVMNSIARGQKIPIFSAAGLPHNEIAAQICRQAGLVKLPGKSVLDSHEDNFAIVFAAMGVNMETARFFKQDFEENGSMENVCLFLNLANDPTIERIITPRLALTAAEFLAYQCEKHVLVILTDMSSYAEALREVSAAREEVPGRRGFPGYMYTDLATIYERAGRVEGRNGSITQIPILTMPNDDITHPIPDLTGYITEGQIYVDRQLHNRQIYPPINVLPSLSRLMKSAIGEGMTRKDHSDVSNQLYACYAIGKDVQAMKAVVGEEALTPDDLLYLEFLSKFEKNFISQGSYENRTVFESLDVGWQLLRIFPKEMLKRIPASTLAEFYPRDSRH; this is translated from the exons ATGTATCCAAAAAGTATCGGAGAACGTCAAGCTAATAAAGAACATGTTTTGGCTGCTTCAAGGGATTTCATTGCCCAGCCTCGGCTCA CATACAAGACTGTGTCGGGTGTGAATGGGCCATTGGTGATATTGGATGAAGTCAAATTTCCTAAGTTTGCAGAGATTGTTCAATTAAAACTTGCAGATGGGTCTATGAGATCTGGTCAAGTATTGGAAGTATCTGGATCTAAAGCAGTAGTTCAAGTATTTGAGGGTACTTCTGGAATTGATGCAAAAAACACTTTATGTGAATTCACTGGTGATATCCTTCGGACACCTGTGTCTGAAGATATGTTAGGTCGTGTTTTCAATGGATCAGGAAAACCGATTGACAAAGGTCCTCCCATTCTTGCTGAAGACTTCTTAGATATTGAGGGTCAACCTATTAATCCCTGGTCTCGTATTTATCCTGAGGAAATGATTCAAACTGGTATATCAGCCATTGATGTTATGAATTCCATTGCTCGTGGTCAGAAAATTCCTATTTTCTCTGCTGCTGGTTTGCCACACAATGAG ATTGCTGCACAAATTTGTCGTCAAGCTGGTCTTGTCAAACTACCAGGAAAATCAGTTCTTGATTCTCATGAAGATAACTTTGCCATTGTAttcgctgctatgggtgtgaacATGGAAACTGCTCGTTTCTTCAAACAAGATTTCGAGGAGAATGGTTCTATGGAAAATGTGTGTCTCTTCTTGAACTTGGCTAATGATCCTACCATTGAAAGAATCATTACTCCTCGTCTCGCTTTAACTGCAGCTGAATTTTTGGCTTATCAATGTGAGAAACACGTTTTAGTTATACTTACTGATATGTCCTCTTATGCTGAAGCCCTTCGTGAAGTATCGGCTGCTCGTGAAGAAGTACCCGGACGACGTGGTTTCCCTGGTTATATGTACACTGATTTAGCTACCATATACGAACGAGCTGGCCGAGTAGAAGGTCGTAATGGTTCTATTACTCAGATTCCAATTCTAACTATGCCAAACGATGACATTACTCATCCTATTCCTGATTTAACTGGATATATCACTGAGGGACAGATTTATGTTGATCGTCAACTTCATAATAGGCAAATTTATCCTCCAATTAACGTACTTCCATCTTTGTCTCGTCTTATGAAGTCCGCTATCGGTGAGGGCATGACGCGAAAAGATCACTCCGACGTGTCCAATCAACTG TATGCTTGCTATGCTATTGGAAAAGACGTACAAGCTATGAAAGCAGTCGTTGGTGAAGAAGCTTTAACACCAGATGACTTGCTATATTTGGAGTTCCTTTCTAAGTTTGAGAAGAACTTCATTTCTCAGGGAAGTTACGAAAATCGTACCGTTTTCGAGTCACTCGATGTTGGTTGGCAATTGTTGCGTATCTTCCCCAAGGAGATGCTTAAACGAATCCCTGCCAGTACTCTCGCCGAATTTTATCCAAGAGATTCGCGCCATTAA